The following proteins come from a genomic window of Burkholderia stabilis:
- a CDS encoding NCS1 family nucleobase:cation symporter-1 produces MAQFSVAHDSAYPAQEGGEGSEGGGPALPGGYSERLYNEDLAPLKNQTWGSYNIFAFWMSDVHSVGGYVFAGSLFALGLTSWQVLIALIVGIGIVNQLCNLIARPSQQVGVPYPVACRATFGVLGANVPAVIRGLIAIAWYGIQTYLASSALVIVVLKFFPQWLPYADVHRYGFLGLSAIGWAGFMLLWVLQALVFWNGMETIKKFIDFAGPAVYVVMFILAGYMVWRAGWRNIGINLGGVKYHGAEVIPVMITAVSLVVSYFSGPMLNFGDFSRYCRSFGEVKRGNFWGLPVNFLAFSLVTVITTAATLPVFGELITDPVETVGRIDHPTAVILGALTFTIATIGINIVANFVSPAFDFSNVAPRLISWRAGGMLAAVASIFITPWNLFNNPAVIHYTLDVLGAFIGPLYGVLIADFYLVKRGRLVRDDLYTMSESGTYWYTGGVNRRALAALLPAAVIAVVCVMVPGWQGVANFSWFIGAGLGFVFYRLLVNAKA; encoded by the coding sequence ATGGCTCAGTTCAGTGTGGCGCACGACAGCGCCTATCCGGCGCAAGAAGGTGGCGAAGGCAGCGAGGGCGGCGGCCCGGCACTGCCGGGCGGTTACAGCGAACGTCTGTACAACGAAGATTTGGCACCCCTTAAAAATCAGACTTGGGGGTCGTACAACATCTTCGCGTTCTGGATGTCGGACGTGCACAGCGTCGGCGGCTACGTGTTCGCGGGCAGCCTGTTCGCGCTCGGGCTGACGAGCTGGCAGGTGCTGATCGCGCTGATCGTCGGGATCGGCATCGTGAACCAGCTGTGCAACCTGATCGCGCGACCGAGCCAGCAGGTCGGCGTGCCGTATCCGGTTGCGTGCCGCGCAACGTTCGGCGTGCTCGGTGCAAACGTGCCGGCCGTGATCCGCGGGCTGATCGCGATCGCGTGGTACGGCATCCAGACCTATCTCGCGTCGAGCGCGCTCGTGATCGTCGTGCTGAAGTTCTTCCCGCAATGGCTGCCTTACGCGGACGTTCATCGTTACGGCTTCCTCGGGCTGTCGGCGATCGGCTGGGCCGGGTTCATGCTGCTGTGGGTGCTCCAGGCGCTCGTGTTCTGGAACGGGATGGAGACGATCAAGAAGTTCATCGACTTCGCGGGCCCGGCCGTCTACGTCGTGATGTTCATCCTCGCCGGCTACATGGTGTGGCGCGCGGGCTGGCGCAACATCGGCATCAACCTGGGCGGCGTCAAGTACCACGGCGCGGAAGTGATCCCGGTGATGATCACGGCCGTGTCGCTCGTCGTGTCGTACTTCTCCGGGCCGATGCTGAATTTCGGCGATTTCTCGCGTTACTGCCGCTCGTTCGGCGAAGTGAAGCGCGGCAATTTCTGGGGGCTGCCGGTCAACTTCCTCGCGTTCTCGCTCGTCACGGTGATCACGACGGCCGCGACCTTGCCCGTGTTCGGCGAACTCATCACCGATCCGGTCGAGACGGTCGGCCGCATCGACCATCCGACCGCGGTGATCCTCGGCGCGCTGACGTTTACGATCGCGACGATCGGCATCAACATCGTCGCGAACTTCGTGTCGCCCGCGTTCGACTTCTCGAACGTCGCGCCGCGGCTGATCAGCTGGCGCGCGGGCGGAATGCTCGCGGCCGTCGCGTCGATCTTCATCACGCCGTGGAACCTGTTCAACAACCCGGCCGTGATCCACTACACGCTCGATGTGCTCGGCGCGTTCATCGGCCCGCTGTACGGCGTGCTGATCGCCGACTTCTACCTCGTCAAGCGCGGCCGGCTGGTGCGCGACGATCTCTACACGATGTCGGAAAGCGGTACGTACTGGTACACGGGCGGCGTGAACCGCCGCGCGCTCGCCGCGCTGCTGCCGGCGGCCGTGATCGCGGTCGTCTGCGTGATGGTGCCTGGCTGGCAGGGCGTCGCGAACTTCTCGTGGTTCATCGGCGCGGGGCTCGGCTTCGTGTTCTACCGGCTGCTCGTGAACGCGAAGGCCTGA
- a CDS encoding GntR family transcriptional regulator: MQIMNEPDSHPSGAAGPEAIAERIRTAILEHRLAPGAKLTEAQLCEVFGVKRGTIRQALAQLATDKLVELEPNRGAFVASPTLQDVHEVFEMRRIIELAVVERLATGPGAKRLKGVAALIDKERKAFERHDFAAWIRLSGEFHTALATLMGNATLSECLEGLVARSTLMSALYESHGRSPCSCDDHDEILAALEAGDPKRAVTLMAHHLQHVELKMLDRPAQGQVDLREVFGGA, encoded by the coding sequence ATGCAGATCATGAACGAGCCCGATTCCCATCCGTCCGGCGCAGCCGGTCCCGAAGCGATTGCCGAGCGGATCCGCACCGCGATCCTCGAGCATCGGCTCGCGCCCGGCGCGAAGCTGACGGAGGCGCAGCTCTGCGAGGTATTCGGCGTGAAGCGCGGGACGATCCGCCAGGCGCTCGCGCAGCTCGCGACCGACAAGCTGGTCGAACTCGAGCCGAATCGCGGCGCGTTCGTCGCGAGCCCGACGCTGCAGGACGTGCACGAGGTGTTCGAGATGCGCCGGATCATCGAGCTTGCCGTGGTCGAACGGCTCGCGACCGGGCCCGGCGCGAAGCGTTTGAAGGGCGTTGCCGCGCTGATCGACAAGGAGCGCAAGGCGTTCGAGCGGCATGACTTCGCGGCATGGATCCGCCTGTCGGGCGAATTCCACACCGCGCTCGCGACGCTGATGGGCAATGCGACGCTCAGCGAGTGCCTCGAGGGGCTCGTCGCACGCTCGACGCTGATGTCGGCGCTGTACGAATCGCACGGGCGCAGCCCGTGCTCGTGTGACGACCACGACGAAATCCTCGCCGCGCTGGAGGCGGGGGACCCGAAGCGGGCGGTGACGCTGATGGCGCACCACCTGCAGCATGTCGAACTGAAGATGCTGGACCGGCCCGCGCAAGGGCAGGTCGATCTGCGCGAAGTGTTCGGCGGCGCCTGA